DNA sequence from the Bacteroidales bacterium genome:
GTAAGTGGGAGAATATGAGAGATGAGAAGGTGAGAAGATGATAATGAGGGACTTAGAGACGAAGAGATAAGAAAAGGGGACGAGGGAACGAAGGACGCCGAACGCTAAACGTCGAACACTGAACCTTGAACTTTGAACTTTGAACCCGGAGCTAATCCTAGAATGCCGTCATGAGCAGATCAATATCCTGATAAGGCAGGCTGTATTTTTCGCTCAACAGCTTGTTTGTCACAATCCCGTTAAACAGATAAACACCGCGGCGTGAGCCTGCATCTGCTTTCAGCACATTTGCAATTCCGCCTTGCTCTCCGATAGAAAGTAAGATAGGGGTGAGATAATTGCTTAGGGCGTAAGATGCAGTATGAGGTACCCGGGAAGCAATATTGGGAACACAATAATGCACCACATCATATTTCTTGAACACAGGATTCTGATGATCGGTTGGTTCAGAGGTTTCAACACAACCGCCCTGATCAATGCTTACATCAATAATCACTGCACCGGGTTTCATCTGGCTCACCATTTCTTCCGATATGCAGAAAGGAGTGCGTCCACTATCGGTATGCAATGCAGCGATCACAACATCAGTAGTTTTTATAGCCTTTAGCAGGATTTCAGGTTGGATCACCGAAGTAAAAATCCGTACATTAAGCATGGACTGCAGGTTGCGAAGTTTATACACCGAGTTATCAAATACTTTAATCAATGCGCCCATACCCAGGGCTGAAGCGGCTGCAAATTCCCCTACTGTACCAGCGCCGAGTATCACTACCTCGGTAGGTGGCACACCTGAAAAACCACCCAGCATATGGCCCATTCCCAAGGTAGGATGGCAGAGGTATTCGGCAGCAATCAATACTGCCGCATTTCCGGCAATCTCGCTCATAGAACGCCGCAGGGGATAGGCTCCACTTTTATCGCGCAAATATTCAAAAGCAAGGGCTGTGCATTTTTTGGTAATGAGTTTACGTATGTAATTCTCATCGCTTGCTGAAAGATGCAAAGACGAAACCAGGGTCTGCCGACTACGCAATAGTTCACATTCGTCTTCTGTAAGAGGCGCTACCTTCAGGATCATATCGCTGGTAAAAATCTCTTGCGGCGATTGTACTATTTCAGCACCATGCTCAGCATAATCATGATCACTGAACCATGCCCGTTTCCCTGCTTCGGATTCAATAAGTACCCTATGCCCATGCTTAACAAGCATGCCCACTGCATTGGGAACCAAAGGAATGCGGTTCTCAAGTCTGGAATGATCACGAGGGATTCCAATTGTCAGAGAAGATTTTTTTCGGGCAACCTCAAGCATTTCTTCTTTCGGAAGCATGCCGCCGGTGGCTGTAAATGATACAAATTGTTTCTTTTCCTGGTTCATGACTTATCAATAATTAGGATCGCACGCTTATGACTCTTTTCTGATCGCCATCACCAAAGCTGATAATAATATATACGAAGCCGGGAGGTAAAAGTTGCTCAATTTTTTCGGGCCATTCCACGAAGCAATAATGGCCACTAAAAAAATATTCTTCGTAGCCCATATCAAAAGCTTCTGACAGTGATTTTATGCGATAGAAATCGAAATGATATACCGGATCGCCTTCACGGGTGCTGTATTCGTTGATCAATGAAAAAGTTGGGCTTACAACTACATCTTCAACACCCAATTCATGACAAACAGCTTTGATAAGCGTAGTTTTACCCACACCCATAGCTCCATAAAAAGCGAAGACCCGCTGTTGAGGAAAGGAATTGATAATCTTGCGGGCAACCAAGTCAAGGTCGCCGGTTGTAGCGGCTTGTAATGTTAACATCTGAGCAGAACAAAATTATGGTTTTGGTGCCGCAAGATAGGAAAAGTTCAGAAAATAAAAGGAGCTTACTTGCTCTTTAAAGTTATAAAAGGCACAAGCATTTCTTCAAGCGATACACCACCATGCTGAAAAGTATCGCGGTAATAATTCACGTAATAGTTGTAATTGTTCGGGTAAGCAAAAAAATCGTTTTTGCGGCAGAAGATATACGATGAACTCACATTGGTTCGTGGCAAGAAAATGTCAGCAGGATTCCTCACCTCATAAACCTCTTTGGAATTATAGTTCAAACTCCTGCCCGACTTATAGCGGAGGTTAGTGGTAGTATTCTTATCGCCAACCACTTTCACCGGGTTCTGAACCCGCACTGAACCATGATCGGTTGTAATAATGAGATCTATCTGTTTATCAGCAATAAATTTAAATACCTCAAGCAGCGGACTGTGCATAAACCATGAAAGCGTAATAGAGCGATAAGCTGCTTCGTCGCCGGCAAGTTCTTTAATCACTTCCATTTCGGTTCTGGCATGCGAGAGCATATCTACAAAATTATAAACGATAACATTGAGTTGGTTTACCATCAGGTTCGACATATTCTCCACAAGTCTTTTACCCGCGTTCAGGTTCAGCACCTTGGTATAGCTGTATTTCACATCACGACCAAAACGTTTAAGCAGTTCGCTCAACAACTCACTCTCAAACTGATTTTTTGTGCCTTCATCTCCCTCGTCCACCCAATAACGTGGGTACTTCTTTTCGATCTCCGAAGGCATCAATCCTGAAAACAAGGCATTGCGGGCATATTGCGTGGTGGTTGGCAAGATGCTGTAATACATCTCATCCTTTTCGATCCGGAAATATTCTTCAATCACAGGTTGTAAGAATTTCCACTGGTCATAGCGCAGGTTATCAATCAGAAGAAAAAACACCGGTTTCTTTTTGTCAAGCAACGGGAAAACTTTTTCGCGCATCAACATATGCGATAACACGGGGCGGTTATTCCCTGAACCGCTCAGCCAGCCCTGGTAATTGTTTTCAATAAACCTGGTGAAAACCTGATTGGCTTCACTCTTCTGCATTTGCAAAACTTCCAGGATGCTTTCATCTTTTGAATTCTCGAGCTTCAGTTCCCACGAAATCAGCTTACGGTAAATCTCAACCCACTCAGCATGAGTAAGGTTATTGGTTATTTCCATTCCAATATTGCGAAATTCCATTTGGTATGCATGAGTAGTTTTTTCGCTGATGATCTTCTTGTTCTCCAGGTTTTTTTTGAGTGCAAGCAGGATTTGATTGGGGTTAACAGGCTTGATAAGATAATCAGCAATATTCGACCCGATGGCATCCTCCATGATACTCTCTTCCTCACTCTTGGTAATCATGATAACCGGCAGACTGGGATAGTTGTCTTTAATCACAGCAAGCGTTTCAATTCCTGAAAGTCCTGGCATGTTCTCATCCAGAAAAACAATATCGAAAACCTGGGTTTTCAGCATATCAATCGCATCGCCACCGCTGTTTGCAGTATGCACATCATAGCCTTTCTGATCCAGGAAGATAATATGCGGCTTTAACATATCAATTTCATCATCCACCCACAAAACGTTGATCTTATCCATAGTTTTTCTGATTTTTGCAAAATTACGACCCGATCCGGTTCAGGCCCACTGATTCGATGTACCTTTAACGCAGGATATGGGTGAATATTTGATTTTGCTTTGCATTTGAGCGGAGGGCAATGACAATGAGCGTGGGGCGTGGGGCGAAAGACAAGGGCAAAGGACGAGAGACGAGTCAGCATAGAGTTTGGGAGCCCCCCATAAAATTGATTTATACGGTGTAGGCCTCAGAAATTGCTGAATTTTAGATTGCCGTTGACTTTAGCCAACTGGAAATGAATGTTTTATATATCAGTGCTTTAGCCCCATAATCTTTCTTTAATTAGCAAAGTCCCTATTTTGAATCTCGAATCTGGAATTTTGAATTTAAACAAAAAACACTTAAATCTTTCGGCCGATGCCTACTTCATTAAATAAGCGA
Encoded proteins:
- a CDS encoding alanine dehydrogenase encodes the protein MNQEKKQFVSFTATGGMLPKEEMLEVARKKSSLTIGIPRDHSRLENRIPLVPNAVGMLVKHGHRVLIESEAGKRAWFSDHDYAEHGAEIVQSPQEIFTSDMILKVAPLTEDECELLRSRQTLVSSLHLSASDENYIRKLITKKCTALAFEYLRDKSGAYPLRRSMSEIAGNAAVLIAAEYLCHPTLGMGHMLGGFSGVPPTEVVILGAGTVGEFAAASALGMGALIKVFDNSVYKLRNLQSMLNVRIFTSVIQPEILLKAIKTTDVVIAALHTDSGRTPFCISEEMVSQMKPGAVIIDVSIDQGGCVETSEPTDHQNPVFKKYDVVHYCVPNIASRVPHTASYALSNYLTPILLSIGEQGGIANVLKADAGSRRGVYLFNGIVTNKLLSEKYSLPYQDIDLLMTAF
- a CDS encoding PglZ domain-containing protein; protein product: MDKINVLWVDDEIDMLKPHIIFLDQKGYDVHTANSGGDAIDMLKTQVFDIVFLDENMPGLSGIETLAVIKDNYPSLPVIMITKSEEESIMEDAIGSNIADYLIKPVNPNQILLALKKNLENKKIISEKTTHAYQMEFRNIGMEITNNLTHAEWVEIYRKLISWELKLENSKDESILEVLQMQKSEANQVFTRFIENNYQGWLSGSGNNRPVLSHMLMREKVFPLLDKKKPVFFLLIDNLRYDQWKFLQPVIEEYFRIEKDEMYYSILPTTTQYARNALFSGLMPSEIEKKYPRYWVDEGDEGTKNQFESELLSELLKRFGRDVKYSYTKVLNLNAGKRLVENMSNLMVNQLNVIVYNFVDMLSHARTEMEVIKELAGDEAAYRSITLSWFMHSPLLEVFKFIADKQIDLIITTDHGSVRVQNPVKVVGDKNTTTNLRYKSGRSLNYNSKEVYEVRNPADIFLPRTNVSSSYIFCRKNDFFAYPNNYNYYVNYYRDTFQHGGVSLEEMLVPFITLKSK
- the tsaE gene encoding tRNA (adenosine(37)-N6)-threonylcarbamoyltransferase complex ATPase subunit type 1 TsaE, producing the protein MLTLQAATTGDLDLVARKIINSFPQQRVFAFYGAMGVGKTTLIKAVCHELGVEDVVVSPTFSLINEYSTREGDPVYHFDFYRIKSLSEAFDMGYEEYFFSGHYCFVEWPEKIEQLLPPGFVYIIISFGDGDQKRVISVRS